One segment of Senegalia massiliensis DNA contains the following:
- a CDS encoding head maturation protease, ClpP-related, which yields MKINVKGPIVPSSNSWIYKWLGIEATSPQDVNKILDDLDGEDVEVEINSGGGSVFAGSEIYTALKSYKGNVTVKIVGIAASAASVIAMAGNKVMMSPTGQMMIHNSSVSVTGDYRQMDNTSKFLKNVNKTIANAYKIKTGIKEEELLSLMDNETWMTPEMAKENKFIDEIMFEKEFDAVASFDNSAMIPQQVIDKLKEVLAEQKSKEQKTEIEDNSKNLEVTNKLKELDLILKLR from the coding sequence GTGAAGATAAATGTAAAGGGTCCTATAGTACCTTCTAGTAATAGTTGGATTTATAAATGGTTAGGAATTGAAGCTACATCACCTCAAGATGTAAATAAAATTTTAGATGATTTAGATGGCGAAGATGTTGAAGTTGAAATTAACTCAGGTGGTGGAAGTGTATTTGCTGGTAGTGAAATTTATACTGCTCTAAAAAGCTATAAAGGAAATGTAACAGTAAAAATAGTAGGTATTGCTGCAAGTGCTGCATCTGTAATTGCAATGGCTGGGAACAAAGTTATGATGAGTCCTACAGGTCAAATGATGATACACAATTCATCAGTAAGTGTGACTGGCGATTATAGACAGATGGATAATACTTCAAAATTCCTTAAGAATGTCAATAAAACAATAGCAAATGCTTATAAAATTAAAACGGGAATTAAAGAAGAAGAATTATTAAGTTTAATGGATAATGAAACTTGGATGACACCAGAAATGGCAAAAGAAAATAAGTTTATTGATGAAATTATGTTTGAAAAAGAATTTGATGCAGTGGCAAGTTTTGATAATTCTGCTATGATACCTCAACAAGTTATAGATAAGTTAAAGGAAGTCTTGGCAGAACAAAAATCAAAAGAACAAAAAACAGAGATAGAAGATAATAGCAAAAATTTAGAAGTAACAAATAAATTAAAGGAATTGGATCTAATCTTAAAACTAAGATAG
- a CDS encoding head-tail connector protein, producing MNEKILTVAEARSWIREYDNGTEDDILTNNIIELLIDNAESYLKEGVGDWYKATPELTTKSKLIALVLVNNWFENRDLTSNVEHVSEKVRHSITSTIQQMQLMKPEVF from the coding sequence ATGAATGAAAAAATATTAACAGTAGCAGAGGCTAGATCATGGATAAGAGAATACGATAATGGTACAGAAGATGATATTTTAACAAATAATATTATAGAACTTCTTATAGATAACGCAGAAAGCTACTTAAAAGAAGGAGTCGGAGATTGGTATAAAGCTACTCCAGAACTTACTACTAAATCTAAATTGATAGCTCTTGTATTAGTGAATAACTGGTTTGAAAATAGGGACCTTACCTCTAATGTAGAGCATGTATCTGAAAAAGTAAGACATTCAATCACTTCTACAATACAACAAATGCAACTAATGAAACCAGAGGTGTTTTAA
- a CDS encoding phage tail tape measure protein, which yields MSDVLRRVSTIFTIGDSDHNRKLKSINQQYKLTQSEIKTAGERMKAFGSNTKDLTFKQSGLEKQVTTLKDKISLYATSMDKASKKAQDNKNKLDAMRVTKEKLNNEYKEAVKVYGKESSQAQDLRSKLDSVNAEYKEQERVVRKNVDRVNYYNTEMNKTEGKLAKVQGELKRTNQELLLHQSRWNQASETLRKTGNTMIKAGDGMQRAGSNLNRYVTLPIMAMGALAVNEAVKFESSFTAVEKTVDGTTEQMGKLKKEIIDMSKEIPSTTHEISEVAAAAGQLGIQTENISKFSKVMIDLANSTNIVGEEGAQKLAKFANIVQMSEKDYDRLGSTIVDLGNNFSTTEADILEMSLRLAGAGKQIDLTESEILALATGLSSVGIEAQAGGSSFSKIMLEMQMAIQTNSNKLRGFANIAGMTTKEFKKGFEEDAAGAIIAFIEGLGKLDNKAKVLSDLDLSEIRVRDSLLRASEASDIFKDAINRGSKAWEENTALTNEANQKYKTTESQAKITKNQIMELARGIGQDLLPVVKDSLEIVQGMVDKFNELDPATQKNIIKMAMLSAAMGPVLSVTGGLTKGLGYLFKGGSKVAGMLAGKAGLTAATSGLGTAAGTAGGATGLGALSTGLGGIITTAAPYAAAIGAIGLAGYGLYKGLNEEVIPEVDLFSDAVVYSKDVVRDSNGAIQGSVEATTIKISEETQKQISSYLEKSDQLQQITHDMYTGLYDTSAQGTGALDRLTQEMVTSIITASDKQKNDVIEDYQEMFINTTVLTTEEQAEILKSVEVGHKERVIKTEELKEELLRIYGEIRDNGGTITSEQQVRINEIINEMKNQAVQTMTQNEVEQGVIMNRLKNSNTRVTAEMVGDTIGQMEKQRKETVEKAGQQRDDIVRRAEELRKLEGGKFADKADKIIEEANKQYEGVRDSAQKTKDEGISKLERAYGGLTNNVDHNTGKVLSNWDKIKRWWGSWNPKSKSTTVTTFHKTKYLSGHKPGSYSGGYGSNRGYALGTTNALPGLATVNEKGYEMMDLPAGTKIRTNASSEQMASDIAKKTAIEVSKQMINGLNDTLSSISKPFTMVMNNRAIGEGIAPIISEEIQRNKTNYDFGMGVK from the coding sequence ATGAGTGATGTATTAAGACGTGTCAGTACAATATTTACAATAGGTGATTCAGATCATAATAGAAAATTAAAATCAATAAATCAACAATATAAACTCACTCAAAGTGAAATAAAAACAGCCGGCGAAAGAATGAAAGCTTTCGGATCTAATACAAAAGATCTTACATTTAAACAATCAGGACTTGAAAAACAAGTTACTACCTTAAAAGATAAAATTTCTTTATATGCTACAAGTATGGATAAAGCTAGTAAAAAAGCTCAAGACAATAAAAATAAACTTGATGCAATGAGAGTTACAAAAGAAAAACTTAATAATGAATATAAAGAAGCAGTAAAGGTATATGGAAAAGAAAGCTCCCAAGCTCAAGACTTAAGAAGTAAACTTGACAGTGTTAATGCAGAATATAAAGAACAAGAAAGAGTAGTAAGAAAGAATGTAGATAGAGTAAATTATTATAATACAGAAATGAACAAAACAGAGGGTAAGCTTGCTAAAGTACAAGGTGAATTAAAGAGAACTAATCAAGAATTGCTTTTACATCAGAGTCGCTGGAATCAAGCATCTGAAACTTTAAGGAAAACAGGAAATACTATGATAAAAGCCGGTGATGGAATGCAAAGAGCCGGTAGTAATTTAAATAGGTATGTAACACTACCTATAATGGCAATGGGAGCATTAGCAGTAAATGAAGCAGTCAAATTTGAATCTAGTTTTACAGCAGTTGAAAAAACAGTTGATGGAACAACTGAACAAATGGGAAAACTTAAAAAAGAAATAATAGATATGTCAAAAGAAATCCCTTCTACTACTCATGAAATAAGTGAAGTTGCAGCTGCTGCAGGTCAACTAGGAATACAAACAGAAAATATATCTAAATTTTCAAAGGTTATGATAGACCTTGCTAATTCTACAAACATTGTAGGAGAAGAAGGTGCTCAAAAATTAGCTAAATTTGCAAATATAGTGCAAATGAGTGAAAAAGATTATGATAGATTAGGCTCAACTATTGTAGATTTAGGAAATAATTTTTCTACAACTGAAGCTGATATATTAGAAATGTCTTTAAGACTCGCTGGTGCTGGTAAACAAATTGACTTGACAGAATCAGAAATATTGGCACTTGCTACGGGTTTATCATCTGTGGGTATAGAAGCACAAGCTGGAGGTTCTTCTTTTTCTAAGATAATGCTAGAAATGCAAATGGCGATTCAAACTAATAGCAACAAATTGAGAGGGTTTGCTAACATTGCAGGCATGACTACAAAGGAATTTAAAAAAGGATTTGAAGAGGATGCAGCAGGAGCAATAATAGCATTTATAGAAGGTTTAGGAAAATTAGATAATAAAGCTAAAGTATTGTCTGATTTAGATCTAAGTGAAATAAGAGTAAGGGATTCGCTTTTAAGAGCATCAGAAGCATCTGATATATTTAAAGATGCTATAAATAGAGGTTCAAAAGCTTGGGAAGAAAACACAGCTTTAACAAATGAAGCAAATCAAAAATATAAAACTACAGAGAGTCAAGCAAAGATAACTAAAAATCAAATAATGGAACTTGCTAGAGGTATAGGACAAGATTTACTCCCAGTTGTAAAAGATTCTTTAGAGATAGTTCAAGGTATGGTAGATAAATTCAATGAACTAGACCCTGCTACACAGAAAAATATAATTAAAATGGCAATGCTATCAGCTGCAATGGGACCAGTATTAAGTGTAACAGGAGGACTTACAAAAGGATTAGGGTATCTCTTTAAAGGGGGGAGTAAGGTAGCTGGAATGCTAGCTGGTAAAGCCGGACTTACTGCTGCAACATCTGGTCTTGGTACTGCTGCTGGAACTGCAGGAGGAGCTACAGGTCTTGGAGCGTTGTCTACTGGACTTGGAGGAATAATAACAACTGCTGCTCCATATGCTGCTGCAATAGGTGCAATAGGTCTTGCTGGATATGGTTTATACAAAGGATTAAATGAAGAAGTGATTCCGGAAGTTGATTTATTTTCTGATGCAGTTGTATATAGTAAAGATGTAGTTAGAGATAGTAATGGAGCAATTCAAGGAAGTGTTGAGGCAACAACAATTAAAATATCAGAAGAAACACAAAAACAAATATCATCATATTTAGAGAAGTCAGATCAGTTACAACAGATTACACATGATATGTATACAGGTCTCTATGATACATCTGCACAAGGTACAGGAGCATTAGATAGGTTAACTCAAGAAATGGTTACTAGTATAATTACTGCATCAGACAAACAAAAAAATGATGTTATAGAAGATTATCAAGAAATGTTTATAAATACTACTGTTCTTACAACTGAAGAACAAGCTGAGATATTAAAATCTGTAGAAGTCGGGCACAAAGAAAGAGTTATAAAAACAGAAGAATTAAAAGAAGAACTTTTAAGGATTTATGGAGAAATTCGGGATAATGGGGGTACAATTACTTCTGAACAACAAGTAAGAATAAATGAAATAATAAATGAAATGAAAAACCAAGCAGTTCAAACAATGACTCAGAATGAAGTTGAACAAGGAGTTATAATGAACAGACTTAAAAATAGTAATACTAGAGTAACTGCTGAAATGGTAGGAGATACGATAGGTCAAATGGAGAAACAAAGAAAAGAAACAGTTGAAAAAGCAGGACAACAAAGAGATGATATAGTAAGACGAGCTGAAGAACTTAGAAAACTCGAAGGTGGAAAATTCGCCGATAAAGCAGATAAAATAATAGAAGAAGCTAATAAACAGTATGAAGGTGTTAGAGATAGTGCACAAAAAACAAAAGATGAAGGTATATCTAAGTTAGAGCGTGCTTATGGAGGTCTTACAAACAATGTAGACCACAATACCGGTAAAGTATTAAGTAATTGGGATAAAATAAAAAGATGGTGGGGTAGTTGGAATCCAAAATCTAAATCCACAACTGTTACTACCTTCCATAAAACTAAATATTTATCTGGACATAAACCAGGTAGCTATAGTGGGGGTTATGGATCTAATAGAGGATATGCTCTAGGTACAACAAATGCACTACCAGGACTTGCAACTGTGAATGAAAAGGGATATGAAATGATGGACCTACCTGCCGGAACAAAAATAAGAACTAATGCAAGCAGTGAACAAATGGCAAGTGATATTGCGAAGAAAACTGCTATTGAAGTATCTAAACAAATGATAAATGGGTTAAATGATACACTTTCTAGCATATCTAAACCATTTACTATGGTAATGAATAATAGAGCTATAGGAGAAGGTATAGCACCAATTATAAGTGAAGAAATTCAAAGAAATAAGACTAATTATGATTTTGGAATGGGGGTAAAATAA
- a CDS encoding distal tail protein Dit, which produces MKPYFIFKNKSSKEFDIIVNNLPPITFPVRRVETVQVPGRNGYLTIDDESYEPILKVTRCTAMNYNIIPQMQEWLSGEGEVLFSNDKNRYFKARIINQIDFNRLIRNKKTFDIHFYCQPEGYLLNSNDLQITEATTIYNPGNYKSAPIFKVYGTGSIELTINNRKIILTDILSDITLNSEIEEAYNDMTSNLNDDMQGEFPILDVGENNISWTGNVNKIEIKPNWVML; this is translated from the coding sequence ATGAAACCATATTTTATATTTAAAAATAAAAGTTCAAAAGAATTTGATATTATAGTAAACAATTTACCTCCTATTACATTTCCAGTTAGAAGGGTTGAAACTGTTCAAGTGCCAGGTAGAAATGGATATTTAACAATAGATGATGAATCATATGAACCTATATTAAAAGTAACCCGTTGTACTGCTATGAATTACAACATAATACCACAAATGCAAGAATGGTTATCTGGTGAAGGTGAGGTACTGTTTTCTAATGATAAAAATAGATATTTCAAAGCAAGAATAATAAATCAGATAGATTTTAACAGGCTTATTAGAAACAAGAAGACCTTTGATATACATTTCTATTGTCAACCAGAAGGTTATTTACTTAATTCTAATGATTTACAAATAACTGAAGCTACTACAATATATAATCCAGGTAATTATAAAAGTGCTCCTATCTTTAAAGTGTATGGAACTGGAAGTATAGAATTAACTATAAATAATAGAAAAATAATATTAACTGATATACTTAGTGACATTACTTTAAATAGTGAAATAGAAGAAGCTTATAATGATATGACAAGTAATCTAAATGATGATATGCAAGGTGAATTTCCTATCTTGGATGTAGGAGAAAATAATATATCCTGGACTGGAAATGTAAATAAAATTGAAATTAAACCTAATTGGGTGATGCTATGA
- a CDS encoding HK97 gp10 family phage protein, with translation MSNIIVDGFDEIFTELDDMDISDYKKRKALKSAAEIGKEVASDASFRRTGKLSKSWKVKATRVDGNIGYRVYSSSTWDIYNELGSPTNRKHIGFFTNAIDTNMDRMIAEIMKGVG, from the coding sequence ATGAGTAACATTATAGTTGATGGGTTTGATGAAATATTTACTGAGCTTGATGATATGGATATTTCAGATTACAAGAAAAGAAAAGCTTTAAAATCAGCAGCAGAAATAGGAAAAGAGGTTGCATCAGATGCATCTTTTAGGCGTACAGGTAAGTTGTCAAAGAGTTGGAAAGTAAAAGCTACTAGAGTAGATGGAAATATAGGATATAGAGTTTATTCCTCTTCGACTTGGGATATTTACAATGAATTAGGATCTCCTACAAACAGAAAGCATATAGGCTTCTTTACTAATGCAATAGATACAAATATGGATAGAATGATAGCAGAAATAATGAAAGGAGTAGGGTAG
- a CDS encoding phage portal protein codes for MKLVDGIKNLFSTTNETQESRITMDEIIEMFKGGTVLGENLSEVTYFTCIKMLSESLGKLSLKFYQDTDEGVKRAKSNQVAQRLKIRPNPYMTPSTFWATVEFNKNQYGNAYVWTRWHKGNLQDLWILPPNSVQILIDNAGIFGKSNAMYYLYEDPETNKKYKFNHKEILHFKTGTSRDGITGLSVQQILASTVEGNKSSQSFMNHLYKSGLTAKAALEYTGDLNKEAKKKLVKGFEEFSSGSENAGKIIPVPLGMKLTPLDIKLTDSQFFELKKYSSLQIAAAFGIKPNHINDYEKSSYSNSEMQNLSFYVDTLLFILKQYEEEISYKLLSDDEQKKGYYFKFNVNSILRADVKTQMESLAAGVNNGIYLINEARSYIDLPKVEGGDKPIVNGNYIPLKQVGNQYNKKKGGD; via the coding sequence TTGAAATTAGTAGATGGAATAAAGAATTTATTTAGTACTACAAATGAAACACAAGAATCTAGAATTACTATGGATGAAATTATTGAAATGTTTAAAGGTGGAACAGTACTAGGTGAAAATTTAAGTGAAGTTACTTACTTTACTTGTATTAAAATGCTTTCTGAAAGTCTTGGTAAATTATCACTTAAATTCTATCAAGATACTGATGAAGGAGTAAAGAGAGCTAAGTCTAATCAAGTAGCTCAGAGGTTAAAAATTAGACCTAATCCATATATGACTCCTTCAACTTTTTGGGCCACAGTTGAATTTAATAAAAATCAATATGGTAATGCTTACGTATGGACTAGGTGGCATAAAGGAAATCTTCAAGATTTATGGATATTACCTCCTAATTCAGTACAAATATTAATAGATAATGCAGGTATATTTGGTAAAAGTAATGCTATGTACTATCTATATGAAGATCCAGAAACAAATAAAAAGTATAAGTTTAATCATAAAGAAATATTACACTTTAAAACTGGTACTAGTAGAGATGGAATAACAGGCTTATCAGTTCAACAAATACTTGCTTCCACAGTTGAAGGTAATAAATCTAGTCAAAGTTTCATGAATCATCTATATAAATCAGGACTAACTGCTAAAGCAGCACTTGAGTATACAGGAGATTTGAATAAGGAAGCTAAGAAAAAATTAGTTAAAGGATTTGAGGAATTTTCTAGTGGCTCTGAAAATGCAGGTAAGATTATTCCAGTACCTTTAGGTATGAAATTGACTCCTTTAGATATTAAGCTTACAGATAGTCAATTCTTTGAACTTAAAAAGTATTCTAGTTTACAAATTGCTGCAGCTTTTGGAATAAAACCTAATCATATAAATGATTATGAAAAATCTAGTTATTCAAATAGTGAAATGCAGAACTTAAGCTTCTATGTAGATACATTACTTTTTATATTAAAACAATATGAAGAAGAAATCAGTTATAAATTACTTAGTGATGATGAGCAAAAGAAAGGTTATTATTTTAAATTCAATGTTAATTCTATTTTAAGAGCAGATGTGAAAACACAGATGGAATCACTTGCAGCTGGAGTAAATAATGGCATATATCTTATTAATGAAGCTAGATCATATATAGATTTACCTAAAGTAGAAGGTGGAGATAAACCTATAGTAAATGGTAATTATATACCACTCAAACAAGTAGGAAATCAGTACAATAAAAAGAAAGGGGGTGATTAA
- a CDS encoding phage head closure protein: MAKMKRLIEIQEKKEAEFDDAGFPLEDYPTIKKAYAEINDLFGQEKYAAKQVMSEKITSFKIRYIPGITPDMYILFDEDRYEIVEPPDNVKYENKILIIKAKLVI; this comes from the coding sequence ATGGCTAAGATGAAAAGATTAATTGAAATACAAGAAAAAAAAGAGGCTGAATTTGATGATGCAGGATTCCCTTTAGAAGATTATCCAACTATAAAAAAAGCCTATGCAGAAATAAATGATTTATTTGGCCAAGAAAAATATGCAGCTAAACAAGTTATGAGTGAAAAAATTACAAGTTTTAAAATAAGATATATTCCAGGAATAACTCCTGATATGTATATTTTATTTGATGAAGATAGATACGAAATTGTAGAACCTCCTGATAATGTTAAATATGAAAATAAGATCTTAATAATAAAGGCTAAGCTGGTGATTTAG
- a CDS encoding phage tail spike protein, with protein MIKLFEKDAIDFKSNGLGILKSVIRAEGEEVLNSKFFAEFDILYDKEEKWREVYQERIIFSDGQPFRIYNIRKNLSGITVYTRHIFWDLIHNEVRDIRPNNKNCLFAMQNVLYNTNYPHNFTAYSDIDRLNTQYFINRNPVNCFISDDSIITRWKGELKLDKFKISILNQRGRDVGITIKYRKNMQDIDVEENYDDLITRMRPKGYDGLELPEIYVDSQYINNYREPYIEEVEFPDIKINEDEGITESMAINNLRAAALKYYENTECDIPKTNIKVDMVLLENTVEYKKYKDLVRVEVGDIVTCQHLDLGIDYKAKIIRIKKNHLTGKNAEVELGSFKENLNNSFSKIENTFKDISNTIKNNKTDLQKAIDEATQLLTSALGGYVVKRNGELLIMDTEDPATATHVWRWNLNGLGYSSTGINGPYGLAMTIDGKIVADFITTGTLNAGLIKAGIISSSDNSSWWNVESGEFNFKDKIIFQDNEFTMILSNGKTIEDNISDSEASSKSYADDINSEIQQKFDTGKFPLTGTHYKFDGNSFTIGGGDNIAMHKKDYSTYAHRDGSYTKIGYDGLERFVGSSGKTYHYLIDIITFIQGTAGSARWIQLPDAFKGKRFSVYLAIADSMQPPVVDQVKYSIQRIVATQHPDYSIDYKNARVPIIAYKTNVKLDGSYNKVIDSVQGMLIAIY; from the coding sequence ATGATTAAGTTATTTGAAAAAGATGCAATAGATTTTAAAAGTAATGGCCTTGGAATATTAAAGAGTGTAATAAGAGCAGAAGGAGAAGAAGTATTAAATTCTAAGTTTTTTGCAGAGTTTGATATCCTTTATGATAAAGAAGAAAAGTGGAGAGAAGTATATCAGGAAAGAATAATATTTTCTGATGGTCAACCATTTAGAATATACAATATAAGAAAAAATCTGAGTGGAATAACTGTTTATACAAGACATATATTCTGGGACCTCATTCACAACGAAGTAAGAGATATAAGACCTAATAATAAAAATTGTTTATTTGCTATGCAAAATGTATTATATAATACTAATTATCCTCATAACTTTACTGCTTATAGCGATATAGATAGACTAAATACTCAATACTTTATTAATAGAAATCCTGTGAATTGTTTTATAAGTGATGATTCTATTATAACTAGATGGAAAGGTGAATTAAAGCTAGATAAATTTAAAATATCTATATTAAATCAACGTGGTAGAGATGTAGGAATTACTATTAAATATAGAAAGAATATGCAAGATATTGATGTAGAAGAAAACTATGATGATTTAATTACACGTATGAGGCCAAAAGGTTATGATGGATTAGAATTACCTGAAATTTATGTAGACAGTCAATACATAAATAATTATAGAGAACCTTATATCGAAGAAGTTGAATTTCCAGATATAAAAATTAATGAAGATGAAGGTATTACAGAAAGTATGGCTATAAATAATTTAAGAGCTGCAGCTTTAAAATACTATGAAAATACAGAATGTGATATACCTAAAACTAATATTAAGGTTGATATGGTACTACTTGAAAATACAGTAGAATATAAAAAATATAAAGATTTAGTAAGAGTTGAAGTAGGTGATATTGTAACATGTCAACATTTAGATTTAGGCATTGATTATAAAGCTAAGATAATAAGAATAAAGAAAAATCATTTGACAGGTAAAAATGCAGAAGTGGAATTAGGTAGCTTTAAAGAAAATCTAAACAATTCATTTAGTAAAATAGAAAATACTTTTAAAGACATATCTAATACTATAAAAAATAATAAAACTGACCTTCAAAAAGCTATTGATGAAGCTACACAATTACTCACAAGTGCTCTAGGTGGCTATGTAGTAAAACGTAATGGAGAATTACTTATAATGGATACAGAGGACCCAGCTACTGCTACTCATGTGTGGAGATGGAATTTAAATGGGTTAGGTTATTCTAGTACTGGTATTAATGGACCTTATGGACTTGCAATGACAATAGACGGAAAGATAGTGGCAGACTTTATTACTACTGGAACTTTAAATGCTGGGCTCATTAAGGCTGGTATAATATCAAGTTCTGACAATTCATCCTGGTGGAATGTAGAGTCGGGAGAGTTTAACTTTAAGGATAAAATTATATTTCAAGATAATGAATTTACAATGATATTAAGCAATGGAAAGACAATAGAGGATAATATCTCAGATTCAGAAGCAAGTTCTAAAAGCTATGCTGATGATATTAATTCTGAGATACAGCAAAAGTTTGATACAGGTAAATTTCCTTTAACAGGAACACATTATAAATTTGATGGTAATAGCTTTACTATAGGTGGTGGTGATAATATTGCAATGCATAAGAAAGATTATTCAACTTATGCACATAGAGACGGTTCATATACCAAAATTGGATATGATGGATTAGAAAGGTTTGTAGGGAGCAGTGGTAAAACTTATCACTATTTAATAGATATAATTACCTTTATTCAAGGGACTGCAGGCTCTGCTAGGTGGATACAGTTACCTGATGCTTTTAAAGGTAAGAGATTCTCAGTATATCTTGCAATAGCTGATAGTATGCAACCACCAGTAGTAGATCAAGTTAAATATTCCATTCAAAGGATAGTAGCTACACAACATCCAGATTACTCTATAGATTATAAAAATGCAAGAGTCCCTATCATAGCTTACAAAACTAATGTTAAGCTAGATGGTAGTTATAATAAAGTAATTGACTCAGTGCAAGGTATGTTAATAGCTATATATTAG
- a CDS encoding phage major capsid protein produces MKKSQEMYKKLEGLKNEIGALQAEGKIDDAHAKLKDVEALKKSIAVQEALEEEEVENFVGTPTQTVEVDNVVAFNKAVLNKPLTEAENALVERVGEDGGYLVPEEQKTEIEEYKRQLIPLKQYCNVIPVGTLSGKMPLEVEANDKLTNFAEMTEINQSTIKFGQLSWELGDYGDIIPISNTLLQDEKANLTRFVKRRFGKKAVRTENAEILTILNTATKVPGEDYKAIVTTFNKKLDPAIAKSAIIITNQDGYDYLDQLVDNNDRPLLKDSLEIAGAKTFKGKLVVVLSNQEMETPATKDCSFYVGDIEEAVAFFDREAYEMAISKAAGFTKYATMMRVVERFDVKAMDSKAVVRVDITFPTGA; encoded by the coding sequence ATGAAAAAATCACAAGAAATGTATAAAAAGTTAGAAGGTTTAAAAAATGAAATAGGAGCATTACAAGCAGAAGGGAAGATTGATGATGCTCATGCAAAATTAAAGGATGTTGAGGCATTAAAGAAATCTATAGCAGTGCAAGAAGCTCTTGAAGAAGAAGAAGTTGAAAATTTTGTTGGAACTCCTACGCAAACTGTAGAAGTAGATAATGTAGTAGCATTTAATAAAGCAGTATTAAACAAACCTCTTACAGAGGCAGAAAATGCTCTTGTAGAAAGAGTAGGAGAAGATGGAGGATACTTAGTACCAGAAGAACAAAAAACAGAGATAGAAGAGTATAAAAGACAGTTAATTCCATTAAAGCAATACTGTAATGTAATACCAGTAGGGACTTTATCAGGTAAAATGCCACTTGAAGTAGAAGCAAATGATAAACTTACTAACTTTGCAGAAATGACTGAAATTAATCAATCTACTATTAAGTTTGGTCAATTATCTTGGGAATTAGGAGATTATGGAGATATAATTCCAATTTCTAATACTTTACTTCAAGATGAAAAAGCTAATTTAACAAGATTTGTAAAGAGAAGATTTGGTAAAAAAGCAGTAAGAACAGAAAATGCAGAAATATTGACTATTCTTAACACAGCTACTAAAGTACCAGGAGAAGATTATAAAGCTATAGTAACAACATTTAACAAAAAATTAGATCCAGCTATAGCTAAATCTGCAATAATCATAACTAACCAGGATGGGTATGATTATTTAGACCAATTAGTGGATAACAACGATAGACCTTTATTAAAAGATTCTTTAGAGATAGCAGGAGCCAAAACATTTAAAGGTAAATTGGTAGTAGTATTATCTAATCAAGAAATGGAAACACCGGCAACAAAAGATTGCTCTTTCTATGTAGGTGATATAGAAGAAGCCGTAGCATTTTTTGATAGAGAAGCATATGAAATGGCAATATCTAAAGCGGCTGGATTTACTAAATATGCAACTATGATGAGAGTTGTTGAAAGATTTGATGTAAAGGCTATGGATTCTAAAGCTGTTGTACGAGTAGATATTACATTCCCAACAGGAGCATAA
- a CDS encoding major tail protein yields MSKKYVIKNIGKLYAARLLADTETDATYEPTRYLEGLREITVTPTSESGQIYAEGTVWDTDSEPGVTEVSLDRTDMTAEDEMFLLGKKRTTDGGVIGNRGDEAPYVALMYEKKLTNGVMEYVTLFKGKFSKLEDKAKTREGGVEYQTKTLVGQFIHNERGDMDHVVRSNSPGFDQSVHDGIWGEGNTITLPTVGLALYTDAQLREKSLVELQSIATQLEIDTPETKTYEELITTILGAQ; encoded by the coding sequence ATGAGCAAAAAATATGTAATTAAAAATATAGGTAAATTATATGCAGCAAGACTTTTAGCAGATACGGAGACAGATGCAACTTATGAGCCTACTAGATATTTAGAAGGACTCAGAGAAATAACAGTAACGCCTACATCAGAAAGTGGTCAAATCTATGCAGAAGGTACAGTTTGGGACACAGACAGTGAACCAGGAGTAACAGAGGTATCACTTGATAGAACAGATATGACAGCAGAAGATGAAATGTTTCTGCTAGGGAAAAAACGTACAACAGATGGTGGAGTAATAGGAAACAGAGGAGATGAAGCTCCATATGTTGCTCTAATGTATGAGAAAAAACTTACAAATGGAGTGATGGAATACGTGACTTTATTTAAAGGTAAATTTTCTAAATTAGAGGATAAAGCAAAAACACGTGAAGGTGGAGTAGAATATCAAACTAAAACACTAGTAGGACAATTTATTCACAACGAACGTGGAGATATGGACCATGTAGTGAGAAGTAATTCCCCTGGATTCGACCAATCTGTTCATGATGGTATTTGGGGAGAAGGAAACACTATTACATTACCTACAGTAGGTCTTGCTTTATATACAGATGCACAATTAAGAGAAAAATCACTTGTAGAATTACAGTCTATAGCTACACAGTTAGAAATAGATACACCGGAAACAAAAACTTATGAAGAATTAATAACTACAATATTAGGAGCACAATAA